One Clostridia bacterium DNA window includes the following coding sequences:
- a CDS encoding EAL domain-containing protein encodes MAADVAAEEPAIADANGAAEENRAKKEKKARNGASNFIEGVRKVEQSTVVRTVRSGLVNMIPVLIIGAFVLIIKTFPIDGYQKFITTFGDGVIYSLFDLIYAATFGVLSVYMTFSISRSFMKSKADPHVVHGGAVLQRRVHDHIGQTQRDGRDLTFAIDDFSMGETSINYLKDNIFAEIKLDGSPVKGLFTHQNCREIIRSITSLASTLNLQVMAEYVETEEEREVLHEIGCDCYQGWLCSPAVFLDK; translated from the coding sequence GTGGCGGCGGACGTAGCGGCGGAAGAGCCCGCTATCGCGGACGCAAACGGTGCCGCCGAGGAAAACCGCGCGAAGAAAGAGAAAAAGGCGCGCAACGGCGCGTCCAATTTCATCGAGGGCGTGCGCAAAGTGGAGCAATCCACCGTCGTGCGCACGGTGCGCAGCGGTTTGGTGAACATGATACCCGTCCTGATCATCGGCGCGTTCGTCTTGATCATCAAGACCTTCCCCATAGACGGCTACCAAAAGTTCATCACCACGTTCGGAGACGGTGTGATATACAGCCTGTTCGACCTCATCTACGCGGCGACGTTCGGCGTGTTGAGCGTATATATGACCTTCTCCATCAGTCGGTCGTTCATGAAGAGCAAAGCCGATCCGCACGTGGTCCACGGCGGCGCTGTCCTTCAACGACGCGTCCATGACCATATTGGACAGACTCAAAGAGATGGGCGTGACCTGACCTTCGCCATCGACGACTTCTCGATGGGCGAAACGTCCATCAACTACCTCAAAGACAACATCTTCGCCGAGATCAAATTGGACGGCTCGCCGGTGAAAGGTCTCTTTACGCACCAAAACTGCCGCGAGATCATCCGGTCCATCACGTCCTTGGCGTCCACGCTCAACCTGCAGGTGATGGCCGAATACGTCGAGACGGAGGAAGAGCGCGAAGTCTTGCACGAGATCGGTTGCGACTGCTACCAAGGCTGGCTCTGCTCCCCCGCCGTGTTCCTCGACAAATAA
- a CDS encoding AbrB/MazE/SpoVT family DNA-binding domain-containing protein: MKATGIVRRMDELGRVVIPKEIRRTMHLKEGEELEIYAHDEGLLLKKYSAISALGGLAEEYAQVVQSLLGGAVFVTDTDGVSAAAGTQDEAAIGKPFSAAVGDLLAKRKRGLLSDAAVTKGGRTYAHVAVYPILTHGDLFGAIVLGARSAVDAKADVVCETACRLLANQIGD, translated from the coding sequence ATGAAAGCAACGGGTATAGTGAGAAGAATGGATGAATTGGGCAGGGTGGTCATTCCCAAGGAGATACGCCGCACCATGCACCTCAAAGAGGGGGAAGAGCTGGAGATTTACGCGCACGACGAGGGCTTGCTCCTCAAAAAATACTCGGCGATCTCGGCGTTGGGCGGGTTGGCCGAGGAATACGCGCAGGTGGTGCAGAGTCTCCTCGGCGGCGCCGTGTTCGTGACGGATACGGACGGCGTGTCTGCCGCGGCGGGCACCCAAGACGAGGCCGCAATCGGCAAGCCGTTTTCGGCGGCGGTGGGCGATCTCCTCGCCAAACGAAAGCGCGGCTTGCTGTCGGACGCGGCGGTGACCAAGGGGGGCAGGACCTATGCGCACGTGGCCGTCTATCCCATATTGACGCACGGTGATTTGTTCGGCGCCATCGTCTTGGGCGCACGGAGCGCGGTGGACGCCAAAGCGGACGTCGTATGCGAAACGGCGTGCCGACTTTTGGCCAATCAAATCGGTGACTGA
- the secG gene encoding preprotein translocase subunit SecG — protein sequence MIGSLILGSLNATESRIIAAGVLMCVIALLSIALIVLVLLQRGSGDSVSAITGGNNSESFFSKTKGGGKQRLLRILTIAFSVAIAVLAIAFFLVAPISAVAATAA from the coding sequence ATGATAGGAAGTTTGATTTTAGGTAGTTTGAATGCGACCGAATCGCGTATAATCGCGGCCGGCGTATTGATGTGCGTCATCGCGCTTTTGTCCATCGCGCTCATCGTTTTGGTGCTGCTGCAACGCGGCTCGGGCGACAGCGTCAGCGCCATCACGGGCGGCAACAACAGCGAGAGCTTTTTCTCCAAGACCAAGGGCGGCGGCAAGCAACGCTTGCTGCGCATTCTCACCATCGCCTTCTCGGTGGCTATCGCCGTGTTGGCCATCGCCTTCTTCCTCGTCGCGCCCATTTCGGCCGTTGCGGCGACTGCGGCGTAA